The Miscanthus floridulus cultivar M001 chromosome 6, ASM1932011v1, whole genome shotgun sequence genomic interval TCTGGGGGCTGGCGTCGTCATAAGCTACCACGTAAAAAGGAGGAAACAACGAGACACCAGGCCATGCTCGTGCTCCACTGAGCTTGATGGCTCAGTGCAAAATCGCATTACACGATTGCCAACACGAGGGCTcagcacacgcatccatccgattacaaaaggttggaacaattaatccatcataaatggattatatatggtggcggcggtggctcacatccaaggtgtcaaacgcgaggtccagctcctgcagccaaaaaacatgttagagatttagactttactaaaaaactGTAATAATCTGTTTCATTATTGGCCGATGGTAAATATGGCTGTCCATCCATTTGTACACTGCATCTCACAGAGCCTAGACTCCACATCCTACTAATCGTATAATATTACTACCTAGCAGGCTAGCACTCCGTAATGCTTTTATATTGGCACTGAGACTTGCCATGTAGCAAACAAGGTAACCATCACTATGACATGTAATATTCTGTATATATAACTGTGGCCATATATAATCAAACAAAGCTGTTGTAGATCTCTTCTTTTTTAgaagttttctattttacaaaatggctaaataatggaatttgtcaactaattttagccaagctgttggagttgctctaatagATTTTTTATTTACATGATAGAATATTTAGTGCTATAGAAACCATCTGAGATGAAGAGCTTGGACCCCTGTCATCCTCTCTCAAATGTGCAAAACCCTGCTGCTCTCTTTGGACTTGTGATCCAACGGTGATGGGAATTGTGTAAGGCACATGGTACAACATCCGCGTGGGATGATCGCGTTATTGTCGAGCCGACACCGGTTACTGGCGACTGTTGAGTGGTGAAGTCGAAACGAAAAATGCAACAAACACAAGATGGAGCCGAGATGACAGCGTACAGAATCCCAACAGAACGCAGTCACGCGTAGCGTGCAGTGAAGGACGCAATGGAGGCCCACAGCCATGGCACGACTCGACACCAGCTGCCCTAGGTAGCCCGCATCGGTGGGCGCCTGCCTTCTCCGACTCCCGGTGGCGGTGCGCGCGGGTAGTGGACCACGCCACGCCACGATGTGTCAACTCCGATGAAAGCAAATCCACCAACGGACAATCAGGGCAGGCGGCGGTCGTAACGTATCCAGTGCCATACAGCAGCAAGTATGTCGCCCATATTCTAGCACCAAGGAGCCTAACATATAAACAGAAGTATGCACCAATTGCAAAGGCTACTAGCTAGCACCAAATCGAAGCGATACATTCATTGAGCAACAGCACTGATCAACGAGTTGGCCATACAGCAGCAAGAGagtgcagaggaagagggagaccgggcCAAACCTAGAGAAGATGTGCCGTAATAGAGATGTTGTGGCCTGCTGTGGATCTTAGAGAAGACTGCGTCTCGTGGATCTAACACAAGAACGAgggcttcaaagttcaaacatagcacagagaggaggatgaagaagggGATGAATTGGAGGAGATAGACACCTCGAAGAACCTTGAACCGCTTGGGGGTGAGGTGGGCCAGGGACAAGGACGACGCGAGGCATGCCCTGGCTGGCCAGAGAAGAAGCGTCCGTGCGCGTGGGGCCGGTgggagcggcggcgctgctggatccggttggagaagatgaggcgacagaGAAGAAGGCTTCGGCTACTGGATCCAGTTGGAGAAGAAGGCggtggagacagagaggaagagaactaagggagaagggcatggtttataaagggggacctgTAGTCCTGGGTGATTGTTAGAACTAGGACTAAATGTTCTTTAGTTCCGGGTGATGGTtataaccgagactaaaggtctgacctttagtcctgggtgtagccatggcccgggagtaaaggggattttggcgggccgcgaaaacgCAGCCCATCTTTAGTAGTCCTAGGTGATGGTtagaatcgggactaaaggttctttagtcccgggtgatggttagaaccgggactaaaggtctgacctttagtcccgggtggttggtccacccaggagtaaaggtgggctgcagtttgtcTTCCCGCCAGTTtatagaagtttttccttttttatatatttcttttatataaatatgaagagagttgttaattgcctagtaaataaaatattagcaaaaaaaatacaaaaagaattctgggacctggttttgcattattgtacataagaaaaatctgtaacataaactcttttgttttactgtataaatatttaacatagtgtaaataataatcataattttcaccatgcaaaaatgtactacttaattaaaatcattaaaactattgcttttcaataggaaattagttttcacatcttattgacgttgatcatttgttttttcatcacacattctctacAGGAAATCCACCAttaagcagaaaattcatttaaatggtagaaaatatgaatacacgacagaaatatgaatacactatatatatcaagcgggcacagtagtgaacttcttcttaacgtatatcccttggttatgatcgcgccgtaaccatagagtgtcctcatcatttagctggatgcttgggtctttgttcactgtgaagggtggaattcggtcatccttttcataatcttctgatatgtctgacttgtcttcaattccatcgatgtttcttttccctaaaagaactatgtggcgctttggctcattgattgggtcgttgttgtttttccctctcttcggttttgtagacatgtccttaatatagaacacctgattcacatccttggcaaggacaaatggtttgtctttgtacccaatattgttgaggtccacggttgtcattccatattggttgtcgactgctaccccgcctccagtcacctttacccattagcacttgaacaaaggtaccttaaaagtaggtgcatagtttagttcacatatctcctctatgtggccataatatgtttgcttttttccattagggtcggtggcatctatgcggacaccactgttttggttggtgctccttttatcttgggctactgtgtaaaatgtattcctatttatctcgtaccctttgtatgtgaggatatgccatgatggctgcctagccaacaaatacagttgctcatcaatactctcatcaccctgacattcttttcgcaaccagtcgttAAAAGTTTttatgtgctgacgcgtaatccaagcttcagacttccctggaaactcggatcggagtaactctttatgtgtctcgatatacgaatccaccaaggaggagttttgcagaactgtgtagtgtgctttattaaaataattgtcctacgtaccaatatatgttttcttccctagtgtcccctttccacttagtctccccttgtgtcgcgattcaggaacaccaatcgggtcaaggtcgagaataaagtcaacacaaaactcaatgacctcctctgttctatagcccttggcgatgcttccttctggccgagcatggttgtgaacatatttctttagaactcccatgaacctctcaaaaggaaacatgttgtgtaggaacacaggaccgagaatgctaatctccttgaccaggtgaactaggaggtgtgtcatgatattaaagaaggaaggagggaacaccaacttaaagctaacaagacattaaaccacattattctatagtttagctagatccattggatcgattgccttatgagaaattgcattgaggaatgcacatagctttacggtggctagacgtacatttggagatagaattcctcttaatgcaactagaagcaattgcatcataagcacatggcagtcatgggactttaagtttaggaatttcttctctggcatatttattataccctttatatttgaggagaatccagatggtaccttgatgcttgctaggcattcaaacatgctttcttctcttctttgctaagagtgtagctagcagtacttaagtaatggcgtccatcatctgtcttctctggatataggttgtctcgttctttcaaacatcaCAGGTCCTgttgtgcttcaagtgtgtccttaggcttcctatacacacccatgaagcctaacaggttcacacaaagattcttcatcaggtgcatcacgtcaatcgcgctacggacctctaggacttgccaatagggtagctcccaaaatatagacgtcttcttccacatgggtgtgtgaccgTTGGCATCGTTCAGAACAGGtacgctgccatgtgcctttccaaatactaatTTCACATctttgaccatattgagtacatcctcaccagttcggttgcccggcttggtctggtggtctgccttacctttaaaatgcttgcctttctttcttagggggtgattcacaggaagaaatcaatgatggccaaggtacacgaccttttgacattttttcaagaatatacctttaatgtcatcgaaacagtgcgtgcatgcattatatcccttgtttgattgtcctgaaagattacttagagcaggccaatcattgattgttacgaacaacaatgctcacaggtcaaagtgctcctgtttgtgctcatcccacacacgtacacctggtatgttccacaaaagtagaagttcttcaactagtggcctcaggtacacatcgatgtcgttgccaggttgccttgggccttggatgagcactatcatcataataaacttacgcttcatgcataaccagggaggaaggttgtagatacatagagtaacaagccaagtgctatgactactgctctgctccccgaaaggattcataccatccgtacttaaagcaaaccttaactttcttgcgtcatttgcaaactccgagaattctctatcgattgctctccactgggacccatcagtagggtgtctcaaatattgtctaccttatggtcttctttgtgccatcgcaataactttgcatggtctttatttctgaacagacgttttaagcgtggtattataggagcataccacataatcttggcagggattttcttcatgggacgttcgccctcaacatcaccagggtcatctcgcctaatcttataccgcaatgcatgacataccgggcatgcatctaacttctcatactcctcgccacggtagaggatgcagtcattaggacatgcatgtatcttctggatttctaatcccaaagggcagactacctattttgctttaTACATAGTGACAGACAATTCATTATCCTTCAGAagtatcttcttttggattttcagtaactccccaaatcccttgtcatatacaccattctttgccttccattgcagcaattctagtatggtacccaactttttctgtctcgcatcacaagttgggtatagcaatttcttgtgatcttctagcatacgctcgaacttgatcttctcctttttactttcgcattctctttgtgcgtcacgaatggcctgactaagatcatcagcgggctcatcttctgccactacctcttcttcagctttccCCATTGCAgtctcattgaaggcaccatattcagcaataatgtcatcatcgtcccattgttcttcttcaccttcttccattacaaccccggtttctccgtgcttcgtccaacaaatatagcttggcatgaaacccgacttcaacaagtatgaatgaagactccttgagctagcatattccttcaaattcttacatatggcacatgggcagcatatgaaaccatcgtgtttgtttgcctcagccacacgtaagaaagaatgcacgccctcaataaactcttgggagcggcgatcagcattgtatatccaatgccggctcatctgcattacatgacatacataccatattaaaacctagaacataattagttaattatgcgacatgcatgccaccacacaaggtattaatttatgaaagtctcgttACAATgcagacaatcccaactaccactaaaaaaactaaagctaaaatgcacttcaacaGCATAaagatttcgcgaccaatcccaactaaaacagacagatcatgtgtttgttcaacatctatgggcttctttcgcaggatcactgcctcatcagccgccgtagccgcctgtgtaagagagttttgcacgtgttcaacatactcttcctcccagtaccagcctgaacatctagtgccatcccactgaaattaaaacaaaaaattagaactttaatcacaatcatcataaaaataagtataaattaaccataatcatcaaatgtgacaaaataactcacattgcgatccggacacttgtagaagatatggcccttgttgggacactccttcctcacccggtactccatcacaatcttctcctcacacttgccacatgcaatgagagagaggtctggcctcagtcgctttggaacccgatgagaggctgaggacccagaagtagttgacatctactctctatactcatttttaatataatataaaatttctcattttataaacaaataaaattaaaaaaaactctaaaattctctatatctctaaaccatgaagtgtgctattcatgctagaaatgaaagctgaatactagttttgaataactactttaactttccttcatccaaatatacaaactttaaagtgattttgagcttaaatggcttacaaataaaaaaatcgaccataaaaaaccacatatatctagtccacaaaatgagatatgctactgataaaacatgagagtataaagttggtaacctttagaaccgaagaatcgatggaggaattgaagaaatcttattattaccggcgatgaggaagaagagaggccgacgatgaagcaagaacactaagcTTGAAGTagctcgggctcagggaggaagaagggctatataggaggggacctttagtcccggttgaagacagaaaccgggactaaaggtccctttctagtctcgaacggagcctccagccaagagtagacttttactcccggttggagggaccaaccgggagtaaaagttaacctttagttccggttggtagctccaaccgggactaaaggtcccctgcagcaaaaacGTGCCGCAGTAactgttgggcagggacctttagttctggttgaagctacaaaccgggactaaaggtctctctagtcccgaacACGAAAAATACTgaaactaaagccaaatttcgagctagatcaaaggtcgtttctctactagtgcttgTTAAGCAATCGGAATATAATATTCCTAATCCTCCACAGCCATGTCCACGAAGTCCTATACAAACACATTACAATCACGTGTACGTATTTGTGTATATTTCTTGATTTCTCCATCTGGAAAATAAGTTACACGCAAGATTAAATTAAAGATTCTCCTTGCAATTGCCTTACGTCTGCTCCCTTCCTTATCCGATCCTGCATGCATGTAACTTCTTTTGCTTGCAAGCAACCACCGACTTTTTCCTTTCTTGCTTTTCCTCACGTATAAACATCCACGTCGACAATAATACTTCTTTTCGACTTGTCCATGTAAGATCTCTGTAGTAGACTAATTAAACCGGACTGTGTCTCCTTGCCGAATATTTGTTTGATATATTAAATAACCTTTGTCTACCCGGCAATACATTGTAGATGATTTAGCCTAGCTGAACCTGTGGCCGGCTTGCAAATATGATTTTCATGTTTTGACATCATCAGCTGATTCTTTCCTCTCCAGGTAAGCTTataaaattttggtgtaaacacaattAAAAATCCCAAAACTTGgtttaatcttagaaaattagttttagctcgaaaaattatgaaactagttttagattttttttcttctaaaatcatgctctatatgGTGCCTAGCTTCAAATATCTTGTTCATGTCCCTTGATCCTATCTGTACAAATATCATGACCCATGTGCTACCATCTAGATTTGCATGTTACATTATGCTCCATAATTCATTGCACAAAAACTTAGTTAGATTTAATAGTTTGTAAAACTTCAAagggtgcatgcatgcatgacatgTGTGTGGCAGGGGTGCATGCAGCCAAGCAGGCTAATACATATACTTTGAAAATTTATGTAGGGCAGGAAACCAGTGCCCACTTCAGTCGTGACGATGCTTCACTGGAGTTTCAATGTAGTTCTGATGATCAATATTGACTAATTATAATAGACATGAGAGCTAGTACTAGAAAATAAGCACCAAAATGAGTCCATCaagattcaaacaatttcaacctaggcaccataacatagagcatgattttagaaaaatcctaaacaagtttcataattttgagccaaaataatttttctatgaattttcaAGATCAAACCAGATTTTATGATTTTTAATTGCATTATCTATTtccatataaaaatatatttgaataatttttttattttttataatttctAGATATTTTTTGAAAATGTTTCTAGTTCAATTTACCTCCCTGAACTATCAACTTAGTCTGATTTACCCCTCTGGCATGGTGCAACGTCAGCAAAACCATTATCAAAACCGCCAGGGTGCAAAAGCGAATGGTTttcaaaagttgagggaggttaAAAAAACTGGTTTTCTAGATAGGGAGGAAAATCGGACAACCCCGGTGGTTGAGTGAGGTAAATTGAACTTCTTTCCATATTTTGCCAGCCATGGACTTTCTTTCCTAGCGTGGGTCAAGTTCCCTAGATGACATGCATAAATTTGGCCCACATCCTATCCATACGAGAAGTATCCAAATGAGGCTTTTAGTAGAGTTTTGTGTATGCATCTGTGCCGTCCAACATGTGGCTTTCATGTAGACACAACCAAGCCGTGTGACAGGCCACAAAACTTGGGACGCCGCACACAGTTTCACCAATGCATATCAACCGTCGCCACCTTTTCCAACTgtacatgtgtatatatatatatatctcgagGTCGTCCGGGTCCGCAACTAGTTGGTGCAGATACGTGCAcgtatatctatctatctacattCATCGATGGTCCTCCTCCGTCAAGGCACGCACGCTGCTTTACGCAGGCGAATTCGTCAATCGCCCTAGTAAGTAGTACAAAACTACATGCTACACACCCTGCATGGCTGCATATATGCATGCTTGACAGCTAACGAGAGATGTGAAGAATTTTTAATTTCTGAGCTCGATCCCGCAATGATTTGGTGGCGATTCCACATCGGAATGACAGCAGAATGTCAACCAAAACTGCGGCCTTATTGGTACTTCGTCACTGCCACGGATGATGAAGACCACCACAATCTGTTATGCTTATGCATATGTAGTACGTACGATGTACGCGCCCCTTGTATTTTACAGTAACTTGTAGCCAAGGAAGTAGTAGTCTGGACTCTGGAATCAGGTTTCAGTACAAGTAGTTAGCACTGAGTACGAAATTTATATTGCCCAGTGTAGATTAGTTGGGAGATTGACTTTTAATACCGCGTAATTCTCTGTCATCAGGGGGAAGTGCTACTACTACTTGATTCAGGAGGCCGGCCACCTAACGTGCCCAACTGATATTCGATTATTAGTCACTCCTCGATCTGCTAATTGGGTGATGAGAGTACTAGCTCATGCGTATGCTCTCCTACTCGAAAGGCTGTTTCTTGTTCCATGTAGTAGCACGTTTACAGCAAACGGACACTAAACTGCCACCTCTCGTGAGATGAACTCCTCACAGTTACCGCCCGGTTTCCCTTTCAGCAGGGTGCTGCCAAATGGAAGTTCAGATCAGGTAACAATCTGATGAAAGCAAGCAAACTCTGCTCTTCTTGTACCCATTGACTACCCGAGCTTAGTTGACAattatttgaatttaaaatggAGTGTGTAGAAGCAGTACACCTAATCAAAGTCGGGTTGGCCGGCCTCAACTAATTGAGCATCATCTCACTCGTTTCCCTCTTGCGTGCATGTTCATACACTGTTTATGCGCCTCAATTAGTCCTCCTATTCCTATAAATAGATGCCTTCCCTACGTTGTCATCAACATCAGTCGTGTGTCCGCCACACGTACGCCCTTGTTTCACTCTGCATGCCAGTCTCCAGCTCCTTCGGCTGGTTCGGCAAGGTTAGTTGTCATCAACTACTCCAGCTTATTGGCCAGTCGCCTCTCACGTGGCGGATTAAATTCAGATTAGTATCTTGTGGAATCGTGTGATGTTCTTCACACATTTTGGTTGCAATGTCAATGTCATGGCTGCAGATGGTGGGGATGCCGCACCGCGTAGCTGCTGCACTCGTGGTGCTCGTCGCTGTTGCTGGAGTTGCTGCGGTGTCGGCGCAGGTGCCGCCGGCGCCGGTGACGGCCGCGCTGCTGCAGCAGGTGGCCGGGTCGCTGCAGATGTACGTGGACCCGCTGGCGCAGATGGCCAAGATCCGCGGCTACGGCTTCCAACAGGGCCGCGTCGTGCCCGTCAACCTCACCATCGGCATGTTCCAGAAGAAAtgggtacgtacgtacgtacataGCCGACAAAAAGAACTACTGTCCAAGAAATGTTGTTGACATGCTGATGCAATTTCACTCAACGCCGGCAGAAATTCCACCGCGACCTGCCGGAGACGCCGGTGTTCGTGTACGGCCAATGCGCCGACTCCGCCACGTTCCCGGGCCCCACGATCGTCGCGCGCCACGACGTCCCGCTGTCCGTGACGTGGGAGAACCACCTCCCCGACCGCCACATCCTGCCGTGGGACCCCACCGTGCCCACCGCCATCCCCAAGAACGGCGGCGTGCCCACCGTCGTGCACCTCCACGGCAGCGCCCACCCGCCGCAGGACGACGGCAGCGCCTTCGCCTGGTTCACCGCCGGGTTCCGCGAGACCGGGCCCGCGTGGACGCAGGCCACGTACCGGTACCCCAACGTGCAGCCGCCGGGCAACCTGTGGTACCACGACCACGCGCTCGGCCTCACCCGCGCCAACCTCCTCGCCGGCCTCCTCGGCGCCTACGTCATCGAGAAGCCGGAGATCGACGTCCCCATGGACCTGCCCTGCGACGACGACGACCTCCACCTCGTCGTCGCGGACCGCAGCTTCAACGTCGACGGCTCGCTGTACATGAACTCCACGGGTGTCGCACCGTCCATCCACCCGCAGTGGCAGCCCGAGTACTTCGGTGAGGCTGTCACCGTCAACGGCAAGGCGTGGCCGTTCCTCGccgtccaccgccgccgccaccgcttccGGATCCTCAACGCCAGCAACGCGCGCTACTTCAACGTCTCGCTCTCCAACGGCATTCCCTTCCACGTCGTCGGCTCGGACGCGTCGTACCTCGCCGCGCCGGTCACCGTATCCAGCCTCCTTATCTCCCCGGCCGAGATATTCGACGTCGTCGTCGACTTCTCGGTGTCGCCAACGGCCGAGGTCGAGATGCTCAACTCGGCGCCCTACCCGTTCCCGAACGGAACGGCGCCGGGGCCGCTCACCGGTAAGGTGATGAAGTTCGTGGTCACCCCGAACGGGCCGCGCGACCTGCCGGACAACTCGACGGTGCCGGACCGCGAGGTGCCGTACGCCAACGTGGCGTCGCTGGGGCCGACGTCGGAGACGAGGTACATCGTGATGTATGAGTATCAGACGCCGTCCGGGCAGTCGACGCACCTCTACATCAACGGGCTGCGTCTGGAGGACCCGGTGACGGAGACGCCGAGGTCGGGGACGACGGAGCTGTGGCATGTGATCAACCTGACCGCCGACAACCACCCGCTGCACATCCACCTGGGCATGTTCCAGGCCGTCAAGATGCAGCAGCTGGTCGACCTGCAGGCGTTCACCGACTGCATGACGCAGCTCAACGACGCCGTCAAGTGCGGCGTCGACCAGCACGCGGTCGGGCCGGTGGTGCCGGTGCCGGACCACGAGAAGACGTGGAAGAACGTGGTGAAGGTGCCGCCGGGGTTCGTGACCACGGTGGTGGTGGCGTTCAAGCTGGTGGACACCAACCAGCCCTTCCCCTTCGACGCCACGGCGGAGCCTGGATACGTCTACCACTGCCACGTAAGTGTCGCATGAATGTTCCCTTGATTCATTCATGTATCCGCAAAGATGCTGATGTGATGTCGTGGTCTTGTTCAGATCCTGGACCACGAAGACAATGCCATGATCAGGCCACTTAAGCTGCTTCCTTGAAGAGATTCGCAGGATccaacgagtcaatgatgatcgATGAGCAGTAGTTGCCGAAGACGAACTCATAATTCCGGATTGGAAGAGCCATGAACGCAAATATtcattattaattatattttcgaTTGCATGTTTGTTTGTTTTATATGTAAATTTCAATTTATTATATTTCGTTTGTAAGCATTAGATCATATACTGTTTTCTGTCATGCCCATATATGCGAATTATCGTCTAT includes:
- the LOC136457844 gene encoding multicopper oxidase LPR1 homolog 4, producing MVGMPHRVAAALVVLVAVAGVAAVSAQVPPAPVTAALLQQVAGSLQMYVDPLAQMAKIRGYGFQQGRVVPVNLTIGMFQKKWKFHRDLPETPVFVYGQCADSATFPGPTIVARHDVPLSVTWENHLPDRHILPWDPTVPTAIPKNGGVPTVVHLHGSAHPPQDDGSAFAWFTAGFRETGPAWTQATYRYPNVQPPGNLWYHDHALGLTRANLLAGLLGAYVIEKPEIDVPMDLPCDDDDLHLVVADRSFNVDGSLYMNSTGVAPSIHPQWQPEYFGEAVTVNGKAWPFLAVHRRRHRFRILNASNARYFNVSLSNGIPFHVVGSDASYLAAPVTVSSLLISPAEIFDVVVDFSVSPTAEVEMLNSAPYPFPNGTAPGPLTGKVMKFVVTPNGPRDLPDNSTVPDREVPYANVASLGPTSETRYIVMYEYQTPSGQSTHLYINGLRLEDPVTETPRSGTTELWHVINLTADNHPLHIHLGMFQAVKMQQLVDLQAFTDCMTQLNDAVKCGVDQHAVGPVVPVPDHEKTWKNVVKVPPGFVTTVVVAFKLVDTNQPFPFDATAEPGYVYHCHILDHEDNAMIRPLKLLP